In one Vagococcus entomophilus genomic region, the following are encoded:
- the pstB gene encoding phosphate ABC transporter ATP-binding protein PstB, with translation MQTYDLSQTFIKGFSQEELVLYTKDLCVWYGEKEAIHNVSLSFEQNKITSLIGPSGCGKSTYLRALNRMNDEIPSAKVTGEIYYQGVDVNYKNIDVYEMRKRIGMVFQRPNPFSKSIRENVTFALKQHGLKEKKLLDERVEKVLRQAALWEDVKDSLDKSALALSGGQQQRLCIARAVAMQPDVLLLDEPASALDPISTSKIEETLLDLKKNYSIIIVTHNMQQASRISDYTAFFYTGKVLEYDDTRKIFTRPKIKATEDYVSGHFG, from the coding sequence ATGCAAACTTATGATTTATCTCAAACATTCATCAAAGGATTTTCACAAGAAGAGCTCGTGCTGTACACGAAAGATCTCTGTGTCTGGTACGGTGAAAAAGAAGCGATTCATAATGTATCTTTATCTTTTGAACAAAATAAAATCACGTCCTTGATTGGACCATCCGGTTGTGGGAAGTCCACTTATTTACGCGCACTCAATCGAATGAATGATGAAATCCCTTCTGCAAAAGTAACCGGAGAAATCTACTATCAAGGTGTCGACGTTAATTATAAAAATATCGATGTTTATGAAATGCGTAAGCGCATAGGTATGGTTTTTCAACGGCCTAATCCATTTAGCAAATCAATCCGTGAGAACGTTACATTTGCCCTCAAACAACACGGATTAAAAGAGAAAAAGCTGTTGGATGAACGTGTAGAGAAGGTCTTGAGACAAGCAGCGCTTTGGGAAGATGTCAAAGATAGTTTAGACAAAAGTGCACTAGCCCTGTCTGGTGGTCAACAACAACGCCTATGTATTGCACGAGCGGTCGCAATGCAACCGGATGTCTTGCTTTTAGATGAACCGGCCAGCGCGCTTGATCCTATATCAACGAGTAAGATAGAAGAAACATTGCTCGATTTGAAGAAAAACTACAGCATTATTATTGTGACACATAATATGCAACAAGCCTCTAGAATCAGTGATTATACCGCTTTTTTCTATACTGGAAAAGTACTTGAATATGACGATACAAGAAAAATTTTTACAAGACCAAAAATTAAAGCAACAGAAGATTATGTATCAGGTCATTTTGGATAA
- the pstB gene encoding phosphate ABC transporter ATP-binding protein PstB produces the protein MVELQTVEEHSILRSSDLHVYYGKKEALKGITMGFKQGEIAALIGPSGCGKSTYLRTLNRMNDLIPGMTITGNVSFKEKNIYRPKMDIVELRKDIGMVFQQPNPFPFSIYENVAYGLRLTQNIPKQQLDDIVERSLRAAFVWEDVKDKLNKSALSLSGGQQQRVCIARVLAVNPQVILLDEPTSALDPVSSGKIEEMLLELKEKYTLIIVTHNMQQASRISDKTAFFLNGELIEYDQTRKIFSNPAQAATDDYISGRFG, from the coding sequence ATGGTGGAGTTACAGACTGTTGAAGAACATTCAATTTTAAGGTCGTCGGATTTACATGTTTATTATGGAAAAAAAGAGGCGCTGAAAGGGATTACTATGGGATTTAAGCAGGGAGAAATCGCAGCGTTGATTGGGCCTTCTGGCTGTGGAAAATCTACCTATTTAAGAACGTTGAATCGGATGAATGATTTAATTCCGGGGATGACGATTACGGGCAACGTCTCATTTAAGGAAAAGAATATTTATAGGCCCAAAATGGATATTGTTGAGCTGAGGAAAGATATCGGCATGGTTTTTCAACAGCCTAATCCGTTTCCTTTTTCTATCTATGAAAATGTGGCCTATGGACTAAGGCTCACACAAAACATACCCAAACAACAACTAGACGATATTGTAGAAAGAAGCCTGCGAGCAGCTTTTGTGTGGGAGGACGTTAAAGATAAGCTAAACAAGAGTGCTTTGTCTTTATCAGGTGGTCAACAGCAAAGAGTTTGTATTGCACGGGTGCTTGCTGTTAATCCACAAGTGATTTTGTTGGATGAACCAACGAGCGCCCTTGATCCCGTATCAAGTGGCAAAATCGAAGAAATGTTACTTGAGCTAAAAGAGAAATATACCTTGATTATTGTGACACATAACATGCAACAAGCTTCACGAATTTCTGATAAAACAGCATTTTTTCTAAATGGTGAGCTTATTGAGTATGATCAAACAAGAAAAATTTTTTCAAATCCAGCTCAAGCAGCAACGGATGATTATATTTCAGGCAGGTTTGGATAG
- the phoU gene encoding phosphate signaling complex protein PhoU: protein MLRKQFEEELESLHEEFYEMGLRAGEAVAKATEAFVNHDKELANTVILEDARINQCEVNLEKKSYELLALQQPVTKNLRILVTILKASSDLERIGDHAVSIAKATIRVKGKQRVPYIEQDISEMSKATLRMVDAVLHAYIKTNTKKAKEIAKEDDQINAYFKKIYQNTLKEMRENKETIIGGADYLQVAGYLERIGDYVTNVCEWIVYLETGKISELG from the coding sequence ATGCTAAGAAAGCAATTTGAAGAAGAACTAGAAAGTTTGCATGAAGAATTTTATGAAATGGGTTTAAGAGCAGGCGAAGCAGTGGCCAAAGCAACGGAAGCATTTGTTAACCATGACAAAGAACTTGCAAATACGGTGATTTTAGAGGATGCACGCATCAATCAATGTGAGGTTAACTTAGAAAAGAAAAGTTATGAATTGCTAGCTTTACAACAACCAGTGACAAAAAATTTACGCATATTAGTGACAATCTTAAAGGCCAGTAGTGACCTAGAAAGAATTGGAGATCATGCAGTTTCGATTGCCAAGGCAACAATTCGGGTCAAAGGTAAACAACGTGTACCCTATATTGAACAAGACATCAGTGAGATGTCAAAAGCTACATTAAGAATGGTGGATGCAGTGCTGCATGCTTACATCAAAACGAATACCAAAAAAGCAAAAGAAATTGCTAAAGAAGATGATCAGATTAATGCATATTTTAAAAAAATCTATCAAAATACGCTCAAAGAAATGCGTGAAAATAAAGAGACCATTATTGGTGGCGCTGATTACTTACAAGTTGCTGGATACTTAGAACGGATTGGGGATTATGTTACCAATGTGTGTGAGTGGATTGTCTATCTAGAAACTGGGAAAATTAGTGAGTTAGGCTAA
- a CDS encoding response regulator transcription factor has protein sequence MKQILIVDDEPSILTLLKYNLEKERYQVDTANDGREALQKATTKAYDFIVLDLMLPYLDGTEVTKELRSQKITTPIIILTAKDEVFDKVVALEMGADDYLTKPFSPRELIARMKATYRRYIKQEHQEISQTLEVGKDNILQVGALTLYPDEFIAEKNGKPLTLTRKEFELLTYFMKRKNRIIDRERMLVALWNDSYVGQSRIVDIQVSHLREKIEDNPKEPKYLLTIRGFGYKFQEPENEK, from the coding sequence ATGAAGCAAATTTTAATTGTGGATGATGAACCCTCAATCTTAACGCTTTTAAAATACAACTTAGAAAAAGAGCGTTATCAAGTAGACACAGCAAATGATGGACGAGAAGCGTTACAAAAAGCAACAACGAAGGCTTATGACTTTATTGTTCTAGATTTGATGTTGCCCTATTTAGATGGAACAGAAGTGACCAAAGAATTGCGAAGTCAAAAGATTACGACGCCAATCATTATACTGACAGCAAAAGATGAAGTCTTTGATAAAGTGGTGGCACTTGAAATGGGGGCAGATGACTATTTAACAAAACCTTTTAGTCCACGAGAATTGATTGCACGTATGAAGGCAACTTATAGAAGGTACATCAAACAAGAGCATCAAGAAATTAGTCAAACGCTTGAAGTAGGAAAAGACAATATTTTACAAGTCGGCGCACTTACGCTCTACCCGGATGAATTTATTGCAGAAAAAAATGGCAAACCACTAACATTGACTAGGAAAGAATTTGAATTGTTAACCTATTTTATGAAACGAAAAAACCGAATTATTGATCGTGAAAGAATGCTTGTGGCACTTTGGAATGATAGTTACGTGGGACAATCACGGATTGTCGACATTCAAGTCAGTCACTTACGAGAAAAGATTGAAGACAATCCTAAAGAGCCCAAGTATTTACTCACCATTCGCGGGTTTGGTTATAAATTCCAGGAGCCAGAAAATGAAAAATAG